The window CGATGAGGGTTCGGGTGTGGTGGTAGACGGCGATGAGGATGAGTGCGAACAGAGTGAGAGGTAGGAATTTCTCGCGATCGAAATGGATCAGCCCGAAGAGCGTTGCCGAAAGAATCCAGGCTCCTCGCTTCCAGCCCCATTGGCGGAGCGTGGGGTAGAGAACACCGCGGAAGTAGAGTTCCTCGAAGAAAGGCGCTCCGGCGATGGCGAGGTAGGTGAAGAACAACTTGTCCACGAGGCCGGATGATTGCTGAAGAATCAGAAGCGGCTGCTGGATTTGGGGGGCATGGTCGAAGAGGGACCATACCCAGGTGGAGAAGGCGCTGACAGCGAGCAGCAGCCCCGTTGAGCCGACGCCGACTCCGATGGCGAACGGAAGGCTGGCCAGGGGGCGATCGGCGGAGCCCCGGAGGAATTGTCCCCAGGAGAGCCCTTCGTCCCGCAGAAATAGGGTCATGACCCAGAGTAAACCGATCTGCAGTGCGAGGTTGGCGGCCAGGAACTGGTAACTCCGCACCGATTGGTAGGAGAGTTCTTGGCGATGAGTCAGGGGGCGGAGCGTGCCGGGGAAACCCTCTTGAAGCACCAGTCGATTGGCCCTCAGTTGATCGAGTTCGGAGTTGGCATTCTGAACCGAGCGGCGAGTCGCGTCGCTGGCCGCGATTTCCTTGAGAAGCTCGGCGTTGCGCAGCCGAGGGTCGGCCAAGGCTCGGCTGAGTATATTGGTCAACAGCGAGGGTACAGCGTTGCTCTCGGCGATTTCCGAGGTGAGGTTGAGCTTCCTCAGGGTACTGATCTGGTCAGGCTCCGCCAACGAGGCGAGAACCCGGTGGAGTGCCGGCGGGGCGTTGGAGCGGAGCAGGATGGCTTCGATGATCGGCTTGGGGTCTTTGATCTCGCCTGGGCTAAACCACGAGGAGCCCACCCAGGACCCCAAGAGCAACGGCAGCAGGCTGCTGACGCCAAAGCAGATCAGGAGGCCGGAGGCCAGCCTGATCAAAGAGATCTTATTCCAGGGACGATCGACGAACACTGGCGGACTCTAGAGGGCGAAGTGAGGGGTGACAAGCG is drawn from Verrucomicrobiales bacterium and contains these coding sequences:
- a CDS encoding CPBP family intramembrane metalloprotease, which codes for MFVDRPWNKISLIRLASGLLICFGVSSLLPLLLGSWVGSSWFSPGEIKDPKPIIEAILLRSNAPPALHRVLASLAEPDQISTLRKLNLTSEIAESNAVPSLLTNILSRALADPRLRNAELLKEIAASDATRRSVQNANSELDQLRANRLVLQEGFPGTLRPLTHRQELSYQSVRSYQFLAANLALQIGLLWVMTLFLRDEGLSWGQFLRGSADRPLASLPFAIGVGVGSTGLLLAVSAFSTWVWSLFDHAPQIQQPLLILQQSSGLVDKLFFTYLAIAGAPFFEELYFRGVLYPTLRQWGWKRGAWILSATLFGLIHFDREKFLPLTLFALILIAVYHHTRTLIAPIVTHATFNLINFVLFVNQDAIRQAFKRSPVAP